In Amaranthus tricolor cultivar Red isolate AtriRed21 chromosome 3, ASM2621246v1, whole genome shotgun sequence, a single window of DNA contains:
- the LOC130808057 gene encoding protein ENHANCED DOWNY MILDEW 2-like, giving the protein MANSDDEIEDLPKWVTNYYFEDDTEEPISFSVLPFCWNTAETTINTQKKIYVRGNANDGLEKIFKPVKAWRFDISGAKPEISVLCKDNNWINFKSQGQALRNMLGRF; this is encoded by the coding sequence ATGGCGAATTCTGATGATGAGATAGAGGATTTGCCGAAGTGGGTGACAAACTATTACTTTGAAGATGATACCGAAGAGCCAATTTCATTTTCTGTTCTGCCTTTTTGTTGGAACACAGCTGAGACGACGATAAACACCCAAAAGAAAATATACGTTCGTGGTAATGCAAATGATGGGCTGGAAAAAATCTTTAAGCCTGTGAAAGCTTGGAGGTTTGATATTTCGGGAGCAAAACCCGAGATTTCTGTTCTTTGTAAGGACAATAATTGGATTAACTTCAAAAGCCAAGGACAAGCTTTGAGGAATATGTTAGGACGGTTTTAG